From one Rhizobium lentis genomic stretch:
- a CDS encoding choline ABC transporter substrate-binding protein codes for MKTISTFKLVTATAVAALSVATAAFAADPDSCSTVRFSDVGWTDITATTATASVVLKSIGYETDVKVLSVPVTYTSLKNKDIDVFLGNWMPTQEKDVRPYIDDKSVESFGPNLVGAKYTLATNAKGAELGIKDFKDIAAHKDELDGKIYGIEPGNDGNRLVMDLIEKNTFGMKDMEVVESSEQGMLAQVARAEKAGKPVVFLGWEPHPMNTNFKLTYLTGGDDVFGPDFGGAKVYTNVRAGYLGECPNVGAMLKNLTFSLDMENQIMGKILNDGKEPEAAATEWLKANPSALEPWLAGVKTRDGKGDALAAAKTSLGL; via the coding sequence ATGAAAACAATAAGCACATTCAAACTCGTCACCGCTACTGCCGTCGCTGCCCTCTCCGTCGCGACTGCTGCCTTCGCCGCCGATCCCGACAGCTGCTCCACCGTCCGCTTCTCGGACGTCGGCTGGACTGATATCACCGCCACCACCGCCACAGCATCCGTCGTCCTGAAGAGCATCGGCTATGAGACCGACGTCAAGGTTCTCTCGGTGCCGGTCACCTACACTTCGCTAAAGAACAAGGATATCGACGTCTTCCTCGGCAACTGGATGCCGACGCAGGAAAAGGATGTCCGCCCTTATATCGACGACAAATCGGTCGAATCCTTCGGCCCCAACCTCGTCGGCGCCAAGTACACGCTCGCAACCAACGCCAAGGGCGCGGAACTCGGCATCAAGGACTTCAAGGATATCGCCGCCCACAAGGACGAACTCGACGGAAAGATCTACGGTATCGAGCCCGGCAATGACGGCAACCGCCTCGTCATGGATCTGATCGAAAAGAACACCTTCGGCATGAAGGATATGGAAGTCGTCGAATCCTCGGAACAGGGCATGCTCGCGCAGGTCGCTCGCGCCGAGAAAGCAGGCAAGCCCGTCGTCTTCCTCGGCTGGGAACCCCATCCGATGAACACCAATTTCAAGCTGACCTACCTGACAGGCGGCGACGACGTCTTTGGTCCCGATTTCGGTGGCGCTAAGGTTTACACCAATGTCCGCGCCGGCTATCTCGGCGAATGCCCGAATGTCGGCGCGATGCTGAAAAACCTGACGTTCTCCCTCGACATGGAAAACCAGATCATGGGTAAGATCCTCAACGACGGCAAGGAGCCCGAGGCCGCGGCGACCGAATGGCTGAAGGCGAATCCTTCCGCCCTCGAGCCCTGGCTTGCGGGCGTCAAGACCCGCGACGGCAAGGGCGATGCGCTGGCCGCTGCCAAGACCAGCCTTGGCCTTTGA
- a CDS encoding thymidine kinase — MAKLYFNYSTMNAGKSTMLLQASYNYQERGMRTVQLIAAFDERAGRGVIGSRIGLEASAIPFEPDEDLFRLITALNADGASISCVFVDEAHFMTPLHVWQLARIVDRLGIPVMVYGLRTDFQGKLFPASQELLAIADEMREVRTICHCGRKATMVVRLDAGGKVLHEGAQIDVGGNEKYVSLCRRHWDDEMNGAWIAEPV, encoded by the coding sequence ATGGCAAAGCTCTATTTCAACTACTCGACGATGAATGCCGGCAAATCGACGATGCTGCTGCAGGCCTCCTATAATTATCAGGAGCGCGGCATGCGTACCGTGCAACTGATCGCCGCCTTTGACGAGCGCGCCGGTCGCGGCGTCATCGGTTCGCGGATCGGACTGGAGGCGAGTGCCATTCCGTTCGAGCCGGACGAGGATCTGTTCCGGCTGATCACGGCGCTGAACGCCGATGGGGCGTCGATCTCCTGCGTCTTCGTGGACGAGGCGCATTTCATGACTCCTCTCCATGTCTGGCAGCTTGCCCGCATCGTCGACAGGCTCGGCATCCCGGTCATGGTCTACGGGCTGAGAACGGATTTTCAGGGCAAGCTGTTTCCGGCCTCGCAGGAGCTGCTGGCGATCGCCGACGAGATGCGCGAAGTGCGCACGATCTGCCATTGCGGGCGCAAGGCCACGATGGTGGTGCGGCTCGATGCGGGGGGAAAGGTGTTGCACGAAGGCGCGCAGATCGACGTCGGCGGCAACGAGAAATATGTCTCGCTCTGCCGCCGGCATTGGGACGACGAAATGAACGGCGCCTGGATCGCCGAGCCGGTCTGA